A single Aminobacterium mobile DSM 12262 DNA region contains:
- a CDS encoding HIT family protein — translation MESIFAPWRMAYISSSTEEKEEHCIFCDFPKEDRDEDRLILFRGERCFVMCNAFPYNPGHLMVAPYRHTALYENLLDEELLEMHRLAGHCLKVLKKVMAPQGFNLGVNLGRVGGAGFDGHLHLHIVPRWNGDTNFMPVLAETRVIPESLEQTYCKIKDAWSLE, via the coding sequence GTGGAAAGTATTTTTGCCCCATGGCGTATGGCTTATATCTCAAGTTCGACGGAAGAAAAAGAAGAGCATTGTATCTTTTGTGACTTTCCCAAAGAAGACCGAGATGAGGACCGTTTAATTTTGTTTAGGGGAGAAAGATGTTTTGTAATGTGTAATGCATTCCCTTACAATCCTGGACATTTAATGGTTGCTCCGTATCGACATACAGCGTTATATGAAAATCTTCTTGATGAAGAATTGTTGGAGATGCATCGCTTGGCTGGTCATTGTTTAAAAGTTTTAAAAAAAGTTATGGCACCACAAGGATTTAATCTCGGAGTAAATTTAGGCCGAGTTGGAGGGGCTGGTTTTGACGGCCATTTGCATTTGCATATAGTTCCTCGATGGAATGGAGATACTAACTTTATGCCAGTTTTAGCTGAGACTAGAGTGATCCCAGAAAGTCTTGAACAGACATATTGCAAAATAAAAGATGCATGGAGCCTTGAATGA
- a CDS encoding ParB/RepB/Spo0J family partition protein has translation MAGSKGRALGRGLGALLPGAKNVSSIHNDEREVQTLPLSLLQPNDKQPRKSMDEKNLQALAESIRTHGVIQPLVVRKVGEMYNIVAGERRWRAAQIAGLNEVPVCFFNGTDQEVQEISLIENIQREDLSPLEIARAIRELIDIFSLTQEEVAERIGWSRTLLTNKLRLLQLPSSIQKMLEEEDITEGHARTLLGLQSEGHMLVLARRVQKEHLSVRQLELLVKRFKEGSWEESKEKTFCKQKCPAVFEHLAKQYGLQARISGDGDALRLSIRGLSMEQIEKLGSLLQESAVQLFPGK, from the coding sequence ATGGCTGGAAGCAAAGGCAGAGCACTAGGACGGGGGTTAGGAGCCCTCTTGCCAGGGGCTAAGAATGTATCGTCCATCCATAACGATGAGCGGGAAGTACAAACACTTCCTCTCTCTCTTCTTCAACCAAATGATAAACAGCCACGTAAAAGTATGGATGAAAAGAATTTGCAGGCGCTGGCGGAATCCATTCGAACTCATGGAGTGATCCAACCGTTAGTGGTTCGTAAAGTGGGAGAAATGTATAACATTGTAGCTGGAGAGCGACGCTGGAGAGCGGCTCAGATAGCAGGCCTTAACGAAGTCCCAGTATGTTTTTTTAATGGGACAGATCAGGAAGTACAGGAGATCTCTCTTATTGAAAATATCCAGCGGGAAGACCTTTCACCCTTAGAAATAGCTAGAGCTATTCGAGAACTTATTGACATATTTTCTCTTACTCAAGAAGAAGTTGCTGAACGAATAGGATGGAGTCGCACCCTTCTAACAAATAAATTGCGTTTATTGCAATTACCTTCTTCTATTCAAAAAATGCTTGAAGAAGAAGATATTACAGAGGGCCATGCTCGAACATTGCTTGGCCTTCAATCTGAAGGACATATGCTGGTACTTGCACGGCGAGTACAGAAAGAGCATCTTTCTGTTCGGCAATTGGAATTGCTTGTGAAGCGATTTAAGGAGGGCTCTTGGGAGGAATCTAAGGAAAAGACTTTTTGTAAACAGAAATGTCCAGCTGTGTTCGAACACCTTGCAAAACAATATGGTCTTCAGGCACGGATTTCGGGAGATGGGGACGCATTACGTCTTTCTATTCGTGGTTTATCCATGGAACAGATAGAAAAATTGGGTTCTCTTCTTCAAGAATCAGCTGTCCAATTATTTCCCGGGAAATAG